From one Streptomyces sp. ICC1 genomic stretch:
- a CDS encoding AMP-binding protein, with amino-acid sequence MRTTTPETVAELIARQWGDHRPGLKYADGVLSHHRTAREAAARAALLVDLLPPGAEPHIGVLLDNTPEFPFWLGAAALAGAAVAGINPTRRGPELARDILHTDCRILVTERAHLPLLRGLDLPGVRLLVTDAEEYEALLAPYAGAKPGEAVLGAGPGPESRLLLYFTSGSTGAPKAAICTQGRLAGAGASLARHFSVTPDDVHYVCMPLFHGNAVIADWLPALAGGAAVALRRRFSASAFLDDVRAYGATYFTYVGRAVQYLLATPPRPDDRAHTLRLGFGTEAGAVDAARFAERFGVRLVEGYGATEGGASVQRTPDTPAAALGRAGAGDDLAVIDPETGRECPPADLDPQGRLLNGDEAIGELVNKGRSLFEGYWRNPDAEAARTRQGWYWTGDLFFRDADGFLYFAGRTDDRLRVDSENLAAAVIENILARWARAAAVAVYAVPDEVAGDQVMAAVALRAGAVFSPEGFAAFLGVQPDLGTKMAPRYVRVVDALPTTATNKVHRVSLRREGFDTPDPVWWRPRGESAYRPLGPADRAALLASYEAQGRAGLLGR; translated from the coding sequence ATGCGGACGACGACACCCGAAACCGTCGCGGAGCTCATCGCGCGCCAATGGGGCGACCACCGGCCCGGTCTGAAGTACGCCGACGGCGTCCTCAGCCACCACCGGACCGCCCGGGAGGCCGCGGCGCGCGCCGCGCTCCTCGTCGACCTGCTGCCGCCGGGGGCGGAGCCGCACATCGGGGTGCTGCTCGACAACACCCCCGAGTTCCCGTTCTGGCTCGGCGCGGCGGCCCTCGCCGGGGCCGCCGTCGCCGGGATCAACCCCACCCGGCGCGGTCCCGAGCTGGCCCGCGACATCCTGCACACCGACTGCCGGATCCTGGTCACCGAGCGCGCCCACCTGCCCCTGCTGCGCGGCCTCGACCTGCCCGGCGTACGGCTGCTGGTCACGGACGCCGAAGAGTACGAGGCCCTGCTCGCCCCCTACGCCGGCGCGAAGCCCGGCGAGGCGGTCCTGGGCGCGGGCCCCGGCCCGGAGTCGCGGCTGCTCCTCTACTTCACCTCCGGTTCCACCGGCGCGCCCAAGGCCGCCATCTGCACCCAGGGCCGCCTGGCCGGCGCCGGAGCCTCCCTCGCCCGGCACTTTTCGGTCACCCCGGACGACGTCCACTACGTCTGCATGCCCCTCTTCCACGGCAACGCGGTCATCGCCGACTGGCTGCCCGCGCTCGCCGGCGGGGCCGCGGTGGCGCTGCGCCGCCGCTTCTCGGCCTCCGCGTTCCTGGACGACGTACGGGCCTACGGGGCGACGTACTTCACCTACGTCGGCCGCGCGGTCCAGTACCTCCTCGCCACCCCGCCGCGCCCCGACGACCGCGCGCACACGCTGCGCCTCGGCTTCGGCACCGAGGCCGGGGCGGTCGACGCGGCCCGCTTCGCCGAGCGCTTCGGGGTCCGGCTCGTCGAGGGCTACGGGGCCACCGAGGGCGGCGCCTCCGTCCAGCGCACCCCGGACACCCCGGCCGCCGCCCTGGGCCGCGCGGGCGCGGGCGACGACCTGGCCGTCATCGACCCGGAGACGGGCCGGGAGTGCCCGCCGGCCGATCTCGACCCGCAGGGGCGGCTCCTCAACGGCGACGAGGCCATCGGCGAACTGGTCAACAAGGGCCGCAGCCTCTTCGAGGGCTACTGGCGCAACCCCGACGCCGAGGCGGCCCGCACCCGCCAGGGCTGGTACTGGACCGGCGACCTCTTCTTCCGCGACGCGGACGGCTTCCTGTACTTCGCGGGGCGCACCGACGACCGGCTGCGCGTCGACAGCGAGAACCTGGCGGCGGCGGTGATCGAGAACATCCTGGCCCGCTGGGCGCGGGCCGCCGCCGTCGCGGTGTACGCCGTACCGGACGAGGTGGCCGGCGACCAGGTCATGGCGGCGGTCGCCCTGCGCGCGGGGGCCGTCTTCTCACCGGAGGGCTTCGCGGCCTTCCTCGGCGTCCAGCCGGACCTCGGCACGAAGATGGCCCCGCGCTACGTGCGGGTCGTCGACGCCCTGCCGACCACGGCGACGAACAAGGTCCACCGGGTCTCCCTGCGCCGCGAGGGCTTCGACACCCCGGACCCGGTCTGGTGGCGCCCGCGGGGCGAATCCGCCTACCGCCCGCTCGGCCCGGCGGACCGGGCGGCCCTCCTGGCCTCCTACGAGGCCCAGGGACGGGCCGGGCTGCTGGGCCGCTGA
- a CDS encoding IclR family transcriptional regulator C-terminal domain-containing protein, protein MALKPEPTAPFHSVQYALRVLETVARHTGGVTDVQIARETGLPAVHLAPMLLMLRREGYVLQVSDGAYAIGDSLVLLGSGVDRQQALQDKLQETLDRLRDSVGAAVYISRYVDGEVRITQFADSPRTPKVHEWVDFRSAAHASAVGKCLLTQLDQNGRRDHLSRHKIARLTSKTIVNERILFSKLDSQPATVPMLDLQEYAVGTVCAAVPITAGASVGCLALSLPVEHAHRLRAAADALNRKAAPLLLSLTL, encoded by the coding sequence GTGGCGCTGAAGCCCGAGCCGACCGCGCCGTTCCACTCGGTGCAGTACGCCCTGCGCGTACTCGAAACGGTCGCCCGCCATACCGGCGGCGTGACCGACGTACAGATCGCGCGTGAGACCGGCCTGCCCGCGGTCCATCTCGCCCCCATGCTCCTCATGCTGCGCCGGGAAGGATACGTACTGCAGGTGTCAGACGGCGCCTACGCCATAGGGGACTCCCTGGTCCTGCTGGGCTCCGGCGTGGACCGCCAGCAGGCCCTGCAGGACAAGCTCCAGGAGACCCTGGACCGGCTGCGGGACTCGGTGGGGGCGGCGGTCTACATCAGCAGGTACGTGGACGGTGAAGTGCGCATCACGCAGTTCGCGGACAGCCCGCGCACGCCCAAGGTGCACGAGTGGGTCGACTTCCGCTCCGCGGCGCACGCCAGCGCGGTCGGCAAGTGCCTGCTGACCCAGCTCGACCAGAACGGGCGGCGCGACCACCTGTCGCGGCACAAGATCGCCCGGCTGACGTCGAAGACGATCGTGAACGAGCGGATCCTCTTCTCGAAGCTGGACAGCCAGCCGGCCACGGTCCCCATGCTCGATCTCCAGGAGTACGCGGTGGGCACGGTCTGCGCGGCCGTCCCGATCACCGCCGGAGCTTCGGTGGGCTGCCTGGCCCTGTCGCTGCCGGTCGAGCACGCCCACCGGCTGCGGGCCGCGGCCGACGCCCTGAACCGCAAGGCCGCACCGCTGCTGCTGTCGCTCACCCTCTGA
- a CDS encoding LLM class flavin-dependent oxidoreductase: MSDTGDAGRQESRTPDRAGTGPRDASGGGSVGGSVGGSGGASGGGSGDGIHGTAHGRAPVPLSVLDLVTVGAGSTAHASLRTSVDMARLAEARGFHRHWVAEHHSMPGVASSSPAVILAHLAAHTSRIRLGSGGVMLPNHAPLAIAEQFGTLEAFAPGRIDLGLGRAPGTDGHTAAALRGPGRRDEAVDEFPRQLAELIRFLDDDFPEGHPYARVHAVPGPVQGPAGRPPVWLLGSSGFSARLAGGLGLPFAYAHHFSPAGTLPALDLYRQSFRPSAVLDAPYALIGVAALAADTDAEARAQVLTGALSMLRLRTGRPGLVPTPEEAAAYPYTPAEREFVDERLASVVHGTPDEVRAGLDGLAKRTGADELMLTANAHGGEARLRSYALVADAYGMPGEDPDRV; encoded by the coding sequence ATGAGTGACACCGGAGACGCGGGTCGACAGGAGAGCCGCACGCCGGACCGGGCAGGGACCGGCCCCCGGGACGCCTCGGGCGGCGGTTCCGTCGGCGGTTCCGTCGGCGGCTCGGGCGGCGCCTCGGGCGGCGGTTCCGGCGACGGGATCCACGGGACCGCGCACGGCCGGGCCCCGGTTCCGCTCTCCGTGCTCGACCTCGTCACCGTGGGCGCGGGCAGCACCGCCCACGCCTCGCTGCGCACCAGCGTGGACATGGCCCGGCTCGCGGAGGCCCGCGGCTTCCACCGCCACTGGGTCGCGGAGCACCACTCCATGCCCGGGGTCGCAAGCTCCTCCCCGGCCGTGATCCTGGCCCACCTCGCCGCCCACACCTCCCGGATCCGGCTCGGCTCGGGCGGGGTCATGCTGCCCAACCACGCCCCGCTCGCGATCGCGGAGCAGTTCGGCACCCTGGAGGCCTTCGCCCCGGGCCGGATCGACCTCGGCCTCGGCCGGGCGCCCGGCACCGACGGGCACACGGCCGCCGCGCTGCGGGGGCCCGGGCGCCGCGACGAGGCCGTGGACGAGTTCCCCCGGCAGCTCGCGGAGCTGATCCGCTTCCTCGACGACGACTTCCCCGAGGGGCACCCGTACGCCCGCGTGCACGCCGTGCCGGGCCCCGTGCAGGGCCCCGCCGGGCGGCCGCCGGTGTGGCTGCTGGGCTCCTCGGGCTTCAGCGCCCGGCTGGCCGGCGGACTCGGACTGCCCTTCGCCTACGCGCACCACTTCTCCCCGGCCGGGACGCTGCCCGCGCTCGACCTCTACCGGCAGTCGTTCCGGCCCTCGGCCGTCCTGGACGCCCCGTACGCCCTCATCGGGGTCGCGGCCCTCGCCGCCGACACGGACGCCGAGGCCCGGGCGCAGGTGCTGACGGGCGCGCTGTCGATGCTGCGGCTGCGCACCGGGCGCCCCGGGCTGGTGCCGACGCCCGAGGAGGCGGCGGCGTACCCGTACACGCCGGCGGAGCGGGAGTTCGTGGACGAACGGCTCGCGAGCGTGGTCCACGGAACCCCCGACGAGGTCCGCGCCGGGCTCGACGGGCTGGCGAAGCGGACGGGCGCCGACGAGCTCATGCTGACCGCCAACGCCCACGGCGGGGAGGCGAGGTTGCGCTCGTACGCGCTCGTCGCAGATGCGTACGGGATGCCCGGGGAGGACCCGGACCGGGTCTGA
- a CDS encoding energy-coupling factor transporter transmembrane component T: MSRTTALAAGPPASGLAPDAGGRRLPRTLHPVAWWIWALSLATAVSRTNNPLLLFLVLSVLGYVITMRRTEAPWARGFKYYLYLALTVVAIRVLFRAVFATGITPRDHFLFSLPHIPTPDWYAGIQLGGPVSLEALLSAATDGLRLACMLCCIGAANTLANPKRALRILPGALYELGVAVTVSISVAPQLVQSVQRVHRAKRLRAGRSKGLRALRGIVVPVLEDALERSLRLAAAMDSRGYGRAGTATRRSRRLTGALMLLGMCGLCAGAYGLLDATAPKLLGLPAMGAGALLCFAGLRLGGRRITRTSYRPDPWRAAEWAVASCGVLSAVLLFANAGFDAAELNPSIHPLSWPTLPLVPAVAILLAGAAGFLAPPPAPPARPAVPAQRTEEPK; the protein is encoded by the coding sequence GTGTCACGTACCACCGCGCTCGCGGCGGGGCCGCCCGCGTCCGGCCTCGCGCCGGACGCGGGGGGCCGCCGTCTGCCCCGCACCCTGCACCCCGTCGCCTGGTGGATCTGGGCCCTCTCCCTCGCCACCGCGGTCAGCCGCACCAACAACCCGCTGCTGCTCTTCCTCGTCCTCTCGGTCCTCGGCTACGTCATCACCATGCGCCGCACCGAGGCCCCCTGGGCCCGCGGCTTCAAGTACTACCTCTACCTGGCGCTGACCGTCGTCGCGATCCGGGTGCTCTTCAGGGCCGTCTTCGCCACCGGCATCACCCCCCGCGACCACTTCCTCTTCTCCCTCCCCCACATCCCGACGCCCGACTGGTACGCGGGCATCCAACTCGGCGGCCCCGTCTCCCTGGAGGCACTGCTGTCCGCCGCCACGGACGGGCTGCGGCTCGCCTGCATGCTGTGCTGCATCGGCGCCGCCAACACCCTCGCCAACCCCAAGCGGGCCCTGCGGATCCTGCCCGGAGCCCTCTACGAACTGGGCGTCGCCGTCACCGTGTCCATCAGCGTCGCCCCCCAACTCGTGCAGAGCGTCCAGCGGGTGCACCGGGCCAAGCGGCTGCGCGCCGGCCGCTCCAAGGGGCTCCGGGCCCTGCGCGGCATCGTCGTACCGGTCCTCGAAGACGCCCTGGAGCGGTCCCTGCGGCTCGCCGCGGCCATGGACTCCCGCGGCTACGGGCGGGCCGGCACCGCCACCCGCCGCTCCAGGCGCCTGACCGGCGCCCTCATGCTCCTGGGCATGTGCGGACTGTGCGCCGGGGCCTACGGACTCCTCGACGCCACCGCCCCGAAGCTGCTGGGCCTGCCCGCGATGGGCGCGGGCGCCCTGCTGTGCTTCGCCGGTCTGCGCCTCGGCGGCCGCCGGATCACCCGGACCAGCTACCGGCCCGACCCCTGGCGTGCGGCCGAGTGGGCCGTCGCCTCCTGCGGAGTCCTGTCGGCCGTCCTGCTCTTCGCCAACGCCGGCTTCGACGCCGCCGAGTTGAACCCGTCCATCCATCCGCTCAGCTGGCCCACCCTGCCGCTCGTCCCGGCCGTCGCGATCCTGCTCGCCGGGGCCGCCGGCTTCCTGGCCCCGCCGCCGGCCCCGCCCGCGCGGCCGGCCGTCCCCGCACAGCGCACCGAGGAACCCAAGTGA
- a CDS encoding ABC transporter ATP-binding protein: MITFDQVTVQYEDTADPVLRDVDLTVEEGELCLVVGHTGVGKSTLLGAVNGLVPHFTGGTLHGRVLVDGRDTSAHPPRELADVVGVVGQDPLDGFVTDTVEEELAYAMEQLAVPPATMRKRVEETLDLLGLADLRHRALHELSGGQQQRVAIGSVLTAHPRVLVLDEPTSALDPTAAEEVLAAVTRLVHDLGVTVLLAEHRLERVVQYADRVIHLPGNGRVVSGPPAEIFRTSSIAPPIVELGRAAGWSPLPLSIRDARRSAAPLRTRLAGTVPPPVRPAPAAPDRPGLLAARGITVAYHGVPAVREVDLTLHGGEVTALMGRNGSGKSSLLWALQGSGPRKAGSVAVSAPGAPGPRDPRKLSAAEARRLVGLVPQTPTDLLYLESVKQELDQADAESGVDGDGIRARAVLDRLAPGIPDTTHPRDLSEGQKLALVLAIQLTAAPRVLLLDEPTRGLDYRAKSELIRIVDDLAAEGRAVVISTHDVEFVARAADRVVVMAEGDVVADGPTAEVIVASPVFAPQAAKILAPLPYLTVAQVAATLPDHETGPDS, encoded by the coding sequence GTGATCACCTTCGACCAGGTCACCGTCCAGTACGAGGACACGGCCGATCCGGTTTTGCGCGATGTGGACCTGACCGTGGAGGAGGGCGAACTCTGCCTCGTCGTCGGCCACACCGGCGTCGGCAAGTCCACCCTCCTCGGCGCCGTCAACGGCCTCGTTCCGCACTTCACCGGCGGCACCCTGCACGGCCGCGTCCTCGTCGACGGCCGCGACACCTCCGCGCACCCGCCGCGCGAACTCGCCGACGTGGTGGGCGTGGTGGGGCAGGACCCGCTCGACGGGTTCGTCACCGACACCGTCGAGGAGGAACTCGCCTACGCCATGGAGCAGTTGGCGGTCCCCCCGGCCACCATGCGCAAGCGCGTCGAGGAGACCCTCGACCTCCTCGGCCTCGCCGACCTGCGCCACCGCGCCCTGCACGAGCTCTCCGGCGGTCAGCAGCAGCGCGTCGCGATCGGCTCCGTCCTCACCGCCCATCCCCGGGTGCTCGTGCTCGACGAGCCGACGTCCGCCCTGGACCCGACGGCCGCCGAGGAGGTCCTGGCCGCCGTCACCCGCCTCGTCCACGACCTCGGCGTCACCGTGCTGCTCGCCGAACACCGCCTGGAGCGCGTGGTCCAGTACGCCGACCGCGTCATCCACCTCCCGGGCAACGGCCGCGTCGTGTCCGGCCCGCCCGCCGAGATCTTCCGCACGTCCTCCATCGCCCCGCCCATCGTGGAGCTCGGCCGCGCCGCGGGCTGGTCCCCGCTCCCGCTGTCGATCCGCGACGCCCGCCGGTCGGCGGCTCCGCTGCGCACCCGGCTGGCCGGCACCGTTCCCCCGCCGGTACGGCCCGCGCCGGCGGCCCCGGACCGCCCCGGGCTGCTTGCCGCGCGCGGCATCACCGTCGCCTACCACGGGGTGCCGGCCGTACGCGAGGTCGACCTGACCCTGCACGGGGGCGAGGTCACCGCGCTCATGGGCCGCAACGGATCCGGCAAGTCCTCCCTGCTCTGGGCGCTCCAGGGATCGGGACCGCGCAAGGCGGGCTCGGTGGCCGTCTCGGCGCCGGGCGCCCCGGGGCCGCGGGATCCCCGCAAGCTCTCCGCCGCCGAGGCCCGCCGGCTCGTCGGGCTCGTCCCCCAGACCCCGACCGACCTCCTCTACCTGGAGTCCGTCAAGCAGGAGCTCGACCAGGCGGATGCCGAGTCCGGCGTCGACGGGGACGGGATCCGGGCCCGCGCCGTCCTGGACCGGCTGGCACCGGGCATCCCCGACACCACCCATCCCCGGGACCTCTCCGAGGGCCAGAAGCTCGCCCTCGTGCTCGCCATCCAACTGACCGCGGCCCCCCGGGTGCTGCTCTTGGACGAGCCCACCCGCGGCCTCGACTACCGCGCCAAGAGCGAGCTGATCCGCATCGTCGACGACCTGGCCGCCGAGGGCCGGGCGGTCGTGATCTCCACCCACGACGTGGAGTTCGTCGCCCGCGCCGCGGACCGGGTCGTCGTCATGGCGGAGGGGGACGTCGTCGCCGACGGCCCGACGGCCGAGGTCATCGTCGCCTCCCCCGTGTTCGCCCCCCAGGCGGCCAAGATCCTCGCTCCGCTCCCCTACCTCACGGTCGCCCAGGTGGCCGCCACCCTCCCCGACCACGAGACGGGCCCGGACTCATGA
- a CDS encoding ECF transporter S component: MSAATRTAAIRINARAGIVIAMAAFLGIVAFFWPFLVAPGKFGSSYAPPLIFGVLLVIVLCVVISEIAEGGISSKALAMLGVLSAVNAAIRPLGAGTAGIETVFFILVLAGRVYGPGFGFTLGCSSLFASALITGGVGPWMPYQMFGCAFVGMLAGFLPKTSGRKEVAMLAVYGSVSGYLFGFLLNLSFWPFSLDPNSSIAYLPGLPFTEQFQRYLAFDLATSLGWDTGRAVTNFVCICLAGPAVLTVFRRAARKARFQAPVRFAPHALPAGHTAPERPGPRRG; the protein is encoded by the coding sequence ATGAGCGCCGCCACACGCACCGCCGCCATCCGGATCAACGCGCGGGCCGGGATCGTCATCGCGATGGCCGCCTTCCTCGGCATCGTCGCGTTCTTCTGGCCCTTCCTCGTCGCTCCGGGGAAGTTCGGCTCGAGCTACGCCCCGCCGCTGATCTTCGGCGTCCTGCTGGTCATCGTGCTCTGCGTGGTGATCTCCGAGATCGCCGAGGGCGGCATCAGCTCCAAGGCCCTCGCCATGCTCGGCGTCCTGTCCGCCGTCAACGCCGCCATCCGGCCCCTCGGCGCGGGCACCGCGGGCATCGAGACCGTCTTCTTCATCCTCGTCCTGGCCGGACGCGTCTACGGCCCCGGCTTCGGCTTCACCCTCGGCTGCTCCTCGCTGTTCGCCTCCGCGCTCATCACCGGCGGGGTCGGGCCCTGGATGCCGTACCAGATGTTCGGCTGCGCCTTCGTCGGCATGCTCGCCGGCTTCCTCCCGAAGACCTCGGGACGCAAGGAGGTCGCGATGCTCGCGGTCTACGGCTCGGTCTCGGGCTACCTCTTCGGCTTCCTGCTCAACCTGTCCTTCTGGCCGTTCTCCCTCGACCCCAACAGCTCCATCGCCTACCTCCCCGGGCTGCCGTTCACCGAGCAGTTCCAGCGCTACCTCGCCTTCGACCTGGCCACCTCCCTCGGCTGGGACACCGGCCGGGCCGTCACCAACTTCGTCTGCATCTGCCTGGCCGGCCCGGCCGTCCTCACCGTCTTCCGCCGGGCCGCCCGCAAGGCCCGCTTCCAGGCCCCGGTCCGCTTCGCGCCGCACGCGCTCCCGGCCGGGCACACGGCCCCGGAGCGGCCCGGGCCCCGAAGGGGGTAA
- a CDS encoding class I SAM-dependent methyltransferase, whose protein sequence is MTTSELWTRATAERYDAEETAMSSAAVLGPTLDFLAELAGDGRALEFAIGTGRVGVPLRERGVPVAGIELSEHMAAVLRRKTDGSTLPVTVGDMATTTVPGGFALVYLVYNTITNLLTQDEQVECFRNAARHLLPGGRFVIELGVPPLRFLPPGQVAVPFDVSAGHVGFDTFDLVEQILVSHHLTRDDDGRYRRDDSRHRYAWPAELDLMAKIAGLELERRVADWDGAPFTQDSAKHVSVWRKPA, encoded by the coding sequence GTGACGACCAGTGAGCTGTGGACGCGTGCGACCGCCGAACGCTACGACGCCGAGGAGACCGCGATGTCCTCGGCCGCCGTCCTCGGGCCGACCCTCGACTTCCTCGCCGAACTCGCCGGAGACGGCCGGGCGCTGGAGTTCGCCATCGGGACCGGACGCGTGGGCGTCCCGCTCCGGGAGCGCGGTGTTCCGGTGGCGGGCATCGAGCTGTCCGAGCACATGGCGGCGGTGCTCCGGCGCAAGACCGACGGGAGCACCCTTCCGGTGACCGTCGGGGACATGGCCACCACCACGGTCCCCGGCGGGTTCGCCCTGGTCTACCTCGTCTACAACACCATCACGAACCTGCTCACGCAGGACGAGCAGGTCGAGTGCTTCCGCAACGCCGCACGCCATCTGCTGCCCGGCGGCCGGTTCGTCATCGAACTGGGCGTACCCCCGCTGCGGTTCCTGCCGCCCGGCCAGGTCGCGGTGCCGTTCGACGTCTCGGCGGGGCACGTCGGCTTCGACACCTTCGACCTGGTCGAGCAGATCCTCGTCTCGCACCACCTCACCCGCGACGACGACGGCCGCTACCGGCGCGACGACTCCCGGCACCGGTACGCCTGGCCGGCGGAGCTCGACCTGATGGCAAAGATCGCCGGGCTCGAGCTGGAGCGCCGCGTCGCCGACTGGGACGGCGCGCCGTTCACCCAGGACTCGGCGAAGCACGTCTCGGTCTGGCGCAAGCCGGCCTGA
- a CDS encoding nitrilase-related carbon-nitrogen hydrolase: MTSYALLTSYGSPLGSPGRTQPAEREPLRVGLVQMRWYADQNEHDDRLREGVALAASQGATVVCLPELTRSPYFCNTDDPMADGAARHLEDVETGPTVGLAAELATNLGITVHASLYERAEDGGLGYNTAVCVDADGKLIARTRKNHIPAFPGYREDLCFRPGDSGFPVVAHAGARFGFPTCWDEWFPELARAYSLAGADILVHPTAIGSEVDLPDFDTRPMWEQAISANGLANALFMIVPNRVGTESRSTFYGSSFISDPYGRVVLRAPRDTPAVLVADLDLDQRRDWLEFGLMRTRRPELYGALTERPAARGL, translated from the coding sequence ATGACCTCGTACGCCCTGCTGACCTCGTACGGCTCCCCGCTCGGCTCGCCGGGCCGCACCCAGCCCGCCGAACGCGAACCCCTGCGCGTCGGACTCGTCCAGATGCGCTGGTACGCCGACCAGAACGAGCACGACGACCGGCTGCGCGAGGGCGTCGCCCTGGCCGCCTCGCAGGGCGCCACGGTGGTCTGCCTGCCCGAGCTGACGCGCAGCCCCTACTTCTGCAACACCGACGACCCCATGGCCGACGGCGCCGCCCGCCACCTGGAGGACGTCGAGACCGGCCCCACCGTCGGACTCGCCGCCGAGCTCGCCACGAACCTGGGCATCACCGTGCACGCCTCCCTCTACGAGCGGGCCGAGGACGGCGGCCTCGGCTACAACACCGCCGTGTGCGTGGACGCCGACGGCAAGCTCATCGCCCGGACCCGCAAGAACCACATCCCGGCCTTCCCCGGCTACCGCGAGGACCTGTGCTTCCGCCCCGGCGACAGCGGCTTCCCCGTCGTCGCCCACGCCGGGGCCCGCTTCGGCTTCCCCACCTGCTGGGACGAGTGGTTCCCCGAGCTGGCCCGCGCCTACTCCCTGGCCGGCGCCGACATCCTCGTACACCCCACCGCGATCGGCTCCGAGGTCGACCTGCCGGACTTCGACACCCGGCCCATGTGGGAGCAAGCGATCAGCGCCAACGGCCTCGCCAACGCGCTCTTCATGATCGTCCCCAACCGGGTCGGCACCGAGAGCCGCTCCACCTTCTACGGCTCCTCCTTCATCTCCGACCCCTACGGCCGGGTCGTGCTGCGCGCCCCGCGCGACACGCCCGCCGTCCTCGTCGCCGACCTCGACCTCGACCAGCGCCGCGACTGGCTGGAGTTCGGCCTGATGCGCACCCGCCGCCCCGAGCTGTACGGCGCGCTCACCGAGCGGCCGGCCGCGCGGGGCCTCTGA
- a CDS encoding BCCT family transporter, with product MPSDQRSRTDKVVFGVTAGLTLAFVLWGAVATDSLESVSSSLLKGLIHNGGWAFMLAASAFVVFALWLAISRYGRIRLGREDEPPEFRTVSWVAMMFSAGMGIGLMFYGVSEPLAHYGTPPPGTHPVDSAERMQTSMATTLFHWTLHPWAIYAVVGLAIAYSTFRRDRRQTISAVFEPLIGARHAHGAAGRVIDILAIFATLFGSAASLGLGALQIGSGFRELGWLETVSTALLVAVIAVLTVAFVASAVSGVERGIQWLSNINMVLALVLVVFVFIAGPTVIVLDLLPTSLGAYLGDLPQLIGRTEATGAGEVADWLGSWTVFYWAWWISWTPFVGMFIARISRGRTIRQFIGGVILVPSTVSLLWFAVFGGTAMKLRESGALGGESTPEGQLFGLLQQFPIATAMSLLVMVLVAIFFVSGADAASIVMGTLSQKGVLEPSRLVVVFWGVVTGAVAAVMLLIGNGKGDALAGLQNLTVLVAAPFTVVMIGMCAALMRDLRQDPLIIRDEQGEEAVAVAVAAGHEEYGGDFEIRIGPSSDPEANAARPGPPVP from the coding sequence TTGCCGTCCGATCAACGTTCCCGCACGGACAAGGTCGTCTTCGGGGTCACCGCGGGCCTGACCCTCGCCTTCGTGCTGTGGGGCGCGGTGGCGACGGATTCGCTGGAGAGCGTGTCGAGCAGCCTGCTCAAAGGGCTGATCCACAACGGCGGCTGGGCCTTCATGCTCGCCGCCAGCGCCTTCGTCGTCTTCGCCCTCTGGCTGGCGATCAGCCGCTACGGCCGGATCCGCCTCGGCCGTGAGGACGAGCCGCCGGAGTTCCGCACCGTCTCCTGGGTCGCCATGATGTTCAGCGCGGGCATGGGCATCGGGCTCATGTTCTACGGTGTGAGCGAGCCCCTGGCGCACTACGGGACGCCCCCGCCCGGCACCCACCCGGTCGACTCCGCCGAGCGGATGCAGACCTCGATGGCCACCACCCTGTTCCACTGGACGCTCCACCCGTGGGCGATCTACGCCGTCGTCGGGCTCGCCATCGCCTACAGCACGTTCCGCCGCGACCGACGCCAGACGATCAGCGCGGTGTTCGAGCCGCTCATCGGCGCCCGCCACGCCCACGGCGCGGCCGGCCGGGTCATCGACATCCTGGCGATCTTCGCCACGCTCTTCGGCTCCGCCGCGTCACTCGGCCTGGGCGCCCTCCAGATCGGCAGCGGGTTCCGTGAGCTGGGATGGCTGGAGACGGTCAGCACCGCGCTCCTCGTCGCCGTCATCGCCGTCCTGACCGTCGCCTTCGTCGCCTCCGCGGTCTCCGGCGTGGAACGCGGCATCCAGTGGCTGTCGAACATCAACATGGTGCTCGCCCTCGTGCTCGTCGTGTTCGTGTTCATCGCCGGGCCGACCGTCATCGTGCTCGACCTCCTGCCCACGTCCCTGGGCGCCTACCTCGGCGACCTCCCCCAGCTCATCGGCCGCACCGAGGCCACCGGCGCCGGCGAGGTCGCCGACTGGCTGGGCAGCTGGACGGTCTTCTACTGGGCCTGGTGGATCTCCTGGACGCCGTTCGTCGGCATGTTCATCGCCCGGATCAGCCGCGGCCGCACCATCCGGCAGTTCATCGGCGGCGTCATCCTCGTACCGAGCACGGTCAGCCTGCTGTGGTTCGCCGTCTTCGGCGGCACGGCGATGAAGCTCCGGGAGAGCGGCGCCCTCGGCGGGGAGAGCACCCCGGAAGGACAGCTCTTCGGGCTGCTCCAGCAGTTCCCCATCGCCACCGCCATGAGCCTGCTGGTCATGGTCCTCGTCGCCATCTTCTTCGTCTCCGGCGCCGACGCCGCCTCCATCGTGATGGGCACGCTCTCGCAGAAGGGCGTCCTCGAACCCTCCCGGCTCGTGGTCGTCTTCTGGGGCGTGGTCACCGGCGCCGTCGCGGCCGTCATGCTGCTCATCGGCAACGGCAAGGGCGACGCGCTCGCCGGACTGCAGAACCTGACGGTCCTCGTGGCGGCACCGTTCACCGTGGTCATGATCGGCATGTGCGCGGCACTCATGCGCGACCTGCGGCAGGATCCGCTCATCATCCGGGACGAACAGGGCGAGGAAGCCGTCGCCGTCGCGGTGGCCGCCGGGCACGAGGAGTACGGCGGCGACTTCGAGATCCGCATCGGCCCGTCGAGCGACCCGGAGGCGAACGCCGCGCGGCCAGGCCCTCCCGTCCCCTAG